The Xenorhabdus doucetiae genome has a window encoding:
- a CDS encoding head-tail connector protein, whose amino-acid sequence MNQPEISLDEIKLHCRIDGDYDDVILAVYADAALEACQQHIGKRFDEGLAFTPAIKVGCLLYIGLLYENREMATDLELKEVPFTIKSLWSVYRDIGVY is encoded by the coding sequence ATGAATCAGCCAGAAATCAGCCTTGATGAAATCAAACTCCATTGCCGTATTGATGGGGACTACGACGATGTAATCTTGGCTGTCTATGCCGATGCTGCTTTGGAAGCCTGTCAGCAACATATCGGCAAGCGGTTTGATGAGGGCTTAGCCTTTACGCCCGCAATCAAGGTGGGCTGCCTGCTTTATATTGGCTTGTTGTATGAAAACCGGGAGATGGCAACCGACCTTGAGCTTAAAGAAGTGCCGTTTACCATCAAGTCCCTGTGGTCTGTCTATCGTGATATCGGAGTCTACTAA